A stretch of the Fusobacterium varium genome encodes the following:
- the nadE gene encoding NAD synthetase, whose translation MEKLNIDLNVLEETLVNFLKEEVGKVGFNKVVLGLSGGIDSALVAFLAAKAFGSENVLGIMMPYRTSSKESVEHAELVIKASGIKSKKIEITPMVEAYFNLEPDMNSLRKGNKMARERMSILFDHSAKEKALVLGTSNKTEIMLGYSTQFGDSASAINPIGDLYKTHVWNLSRHMGVPKELIEKKPSADLWEGQTDEQELGFSYKMADEILYRLIDERMTSEEIIREGFSKDTVEKIIKKIKLSQYKRKLPTIAKILKRTMGMEFRYPRDWGV comes from the coding sequence ATGGAAAAACTAAATATAGACTTAAATGTTTTAGAAGAAACACTAGTAAATTTTTTAAAAGAAGAAGTAGGAAAAGTAGGATTTAATAAAGTAGTACTAGGATTATCAGGAGGAATAGATTCAGCTCTTGTAGCATTTCTTGCAGCCAAAGCGTTTGGTTCTGAAAATGTTTTAGGAATAATGATGCCATATAGAACTTCAAGCAAGGAAAGTGTTGAACATGCAGAACTTGTAATAAAAGCTTCAGGGATAAAAAGTAAAAAAATAGAGATAACACCAATGGTAGAAGCGTATTTTAACTTAGAGCCAGATATGAATAGCCTTAGAAAAGGTAATAAAATGGCAAGAGAAAGGATGTCAATACTTTTTGACCATTCAGCTAAAGAAAAGGCTTTAGTACTTGGAACATCTAACAAAACTGAAATAATGTTAGGATACAGTACTCAATTTGGAGATTCAGCTTCAGCGATTAATCCAATAGGTGATTTATATAAAACACATGTATGGAATTTATCAAGGCATATGGGTGTGCCAAAAGAACTTATTGAAAAAAAACCAAGTGCTGATTTATGGGAAGGACAAACTGATGAACAGGAACTTGGATTTTCATATAAGATGGCAGATGAAATATTATACAGACTTATAGATGAAAGAATGACTTCTGAAGAAATAATCAGAGAAGGATTTTCTAAAGATACTGTAGAAAAAATAATCAAAAAAATAAAACTTTCACAATATAAAAGAAAACTACCAACAATAGCTAAGATATTAAAAAGAACTATGGGAATGGAATTTAGGTATCCTAGAGATTGGGGAGTATAG
- a CDS encoding TRAP transporter permease protein, which produces MAAAILFISLAVFILLNIPISISLGLSSALTLMATGSPLGVIPSMMQATVQKFSLLTIPLFVLAGVLMDKGGISKRLINLADSMMGPIHGGLGYVAVISALFFAAISGSGTATVAAMGSILIPAMIKQGYDKGFSSALSAISGSLGTVIPPSITFIIYGMITGESISDLFLSGIVPGIIFAAMLCLTVFIYSKKNGWKGDKPKASRKEIMKIFWGTLPGFLSPVIVLGGIYSGFFTPTEAAAVAVIYSFIVGKFVYKELNFEALRETLFSTAKTTGIILLIIMNAGIFSWILTQQGIATQLTELAIGFTTNKYIMLLIINIVFLMAGCVMDNTSALYIIVPIILPIAKALDINLVHLGVILVLNLSIGQVTPPVGPNLYVAADIGKVKFEVICRKMVPLLLMSLVALLIITFVPWLTTCLI; this is translated from the coding sequence ATGGCAGCAGCAATATTATTTATATCATTGGCAGTTTTTATACTTTTAAACATTCCTATTTCTATTTCTTTAGGACTATCAAGTGCTTTGACTTTGATGGCTACAGGATCACCATTGGGAGTAATTCCTTCAATGATGCAGGCAACTGTACAGAAGTTTTCACTATTAACTATTCCACTATTTGTATTAGCAGGAGTATTAATGGATAAAGGGGGGATTTCAAAAAGACTTATAAATCTTGCAGACAGTATGATGGGACCAATTCATGGAGGTTTGGGGTATGTAGCAGTTATAAGTGCTTTATTTTTTGCAGCAATATCTGGATCGGGGACAGCTACAGTAGCAGCAATGGGATCAATTTTAATACCAGCGATGATAAAGCAAGGATATGATAAAGGGTTTTCAAGTGCACTATCTGCAATATCAGGTTCACTAGGAACAGTAATACCTCCAAGCATAACATTTATTATTTATGGAATGATAACAGGAGAATCTATTAGCGATTTGTTTCTTTCAGGAATTGTTCCAGGAATAATATTTGCAGCTATGCTTTGCTTAACTGTATTTATTTATTCGAAAAAAAATGGCTGGAAAGGAGATAAACCAAAAGCAAGCAGAAAAGAAATTATGAAAATTTTCTGGGGAACACTTCCAGGGTTCTTGAGTCCAGTTATTGTACTGGGAGGAATTTATTCAGGATTCTTTACACCAACAGAAGCAGCAGCAGTGGCTGTAATATATAGTTTTATTGTAGGAAAATTTGTTTATAAAGAACTAAATTTTGAAGCATTAAGAGAAACATTGTTTAGTACAGCAAAAACTACAGGAATTATTTTATTAATTATTATGAATGCAGGTATATTTTCATGGATTTTAACACAACAGGGAATTGCAACTCAATTAACAGAACTTGCAATTGGATTTACTACAAATAAATATATAATGCTGTTAATAATTAATATTGTATTCTTAATGGCAGGTTGTGTTATGGATAATACAAGTGCACTTTATATAATTGTACCAATAATTCTTCCAATAGCAAAAGCATTAGATATTAACTTAGTACATTTAGGAGTAATTTTAGTATTAAATTTATCAATTGGGCAAGTTACACCACCAGTAGGACCAAATCTTTATGTCGCGGCTGATATAGGTAAGGTTAAATTTGAAGTAATTTGTCGTAAAATGGTTCCATTATTGCTAATGTCTTTAGTAGCACTTCTGATTATTACATTTGTTCCTTGGTTAACAACATGTTTAATATAA
- a CDS encoding putative rRNA methylase: MKERLDILLVKNGFFESKEKAQRAIMAGLVIVDDKKIDKSGTLIKLDKDPVIRIKGEMSKYVSRGGLKLEKALKIFGMELTGKVVLDVGASTGGFTDCSLQNGAEFVYAIDVGTNQLDWKLRNHNRVKSIENTHIKDLTENDLDNKKMDYIVMDVSFISITKVLEHLIKFCQPETRLMALIKPQFETDREYIEKGGIVKDSMQHMEAVKRVIAEGEKNGFYIEGLDFSPITGTKGNVEYISIFGLKVENKKNIDIDGIVKNGRNLGGAV, encoded by the coding sequence ATGAAAGAGAGATTAGACATTCTCTTAGTAAAAAATGGTTTTTTTGAAAGTAAGGAGAAAGCTCAAAGAGCTATAATGGCTGGTTTAGTAATAGTAGATGATAAAAAAATAGACAAGAGCGGAACTCTCATAAAGCTAGATAAAGATCCGGTTATAAGAATAAAAGGAGAAATGTCTAAATATGTGAGCAGGGGTGGATTGAAACTTGAAAAAGCCTTAAAAATATTTGGAATGGAACTTACTGGAAAAGTAGTTCTTGATGTAGGGGCTTCAACAGGGGGCTTTACGGATTGCTCACTTCAAAATGGAGCTGAATTTGTGTATGCAATAGATGTAGGAACTAATCAACTTGATTGGAAACTTCGCAATCATAATAGAGTAAAATCTATAGAGAACACTCATATAAAAGATTTAACGGAAAATGATTTAGATAATAAAAAAATGGATTATATAGTAATGGATGTTTCTTTTATATCTATAACAAAGGTATTGGAACATTTGATAAAATTCTGTCAGCCAGAGACTAGACTTATGGCTCTAATCAAGCCTCAATTTGAGACAGACAGAGAATATATAGAAAAAGGTGGAATAGTAAAAGATAGTATGCAGCATATGGAAGCTGTAAAAAGAGTTATTGCAGAAGGAGAAAAGAATGGATTCTATATTGAAGGATTAGATTTTTCTCCAATAACAGGTACCAAAGGAAATGTAGAGTATATATCAATATTTGGACTTAAAGTTGAAAATAAAAAAAATATAGATATAGATGGGATTGTCAAAAATGGTAGGAATTTAGGAGGAGCTGTATGA
- a CDS encoding TRAP transporter periplasmic component produces MFKEKLTKIFSIATAMIIFFSLMGCEDNSKDGKIIIRMTHTQQPESISDLTAKEFKKYVDEKSDGRIRIEIYQNCGLSGGDLTKAIELVQAGNIDIHVCAPANIANYNPKFYAFWLPFLFDSTEDLVRFVNSERAKTEINKWCNDLEMTMLGINNAGSRQISSNKEIHSPEDLRGMNIRVPGANVFIDLYRDYFKANPTAMDFSEVYTSLQQKTIDGQENPIAVFNSSKFAEVQSNVLLWDGVRDTNIWVISNKTLEKLSPEDAKIIQESAAEALQWGNDYLAANESSIIEKLEKNGTKFARLTDEEREKFKEACAGIFVKYVNVVGQDVIDLFQGK; encoded by the coding sequence ATGTTTAAAGAAAAATTAACAAAGATTTTCTCAATAGCAACAGCAATGATAATATTTTTTTCCTTAATGGGATGTGAGGACAACTCTAAGGATGGAAAAATAATTATTCGTATGACTCATACACAACAACCAGAGTCTATTAGTGATTTAACAGCAAAGGAATTTAAAAAATATGTGGATGAAAAATCAGATGGAAGAATTCGTATTGAAATTTATCAGAACTGTGGGCTTTCTGGTGGAGATTTGACAAAAGCAATTGAACTAGTACAGGCAGGAAATATAGATATCCATGTATGTGCTCCAGCAAATATTGCAAACTATAACCCAAAATTTTATGCTTTCTGGCTTCCATTTTTATTTGATTCAACTGAAGATTTAGTTAGATTTGTAAACAGTGAAAGAGCTAAAACTGAAATTAACAAATGGTGTAATGATTTGGAAATGACTATGCTTGGAATAAATAATGCTGGTTCTAGACAAATTTCAAGTAATAAAGAAATACATTCACCTGAAGATTTAAGAGGAATGAATATACGTGTTCCAGGAGCAAATGTATTTATAGATTTATATAGAGATTATTTTAAAGCAAATCCAACAGCTATGGATTTTTCAGAAGTGTATACTTCACTTCAGCAAAAAACTATTGATGGGCAGGAAAATCCAATAGCAGTTTTTAATTCATCAAAATTCGCAGAAGTTCAATCAAATGTTTTACTATGGGATGGAGTTCGTGATACAAATATATGGGTAATAAGCAATAAAACATTAGAAAAATTGTCACCAGAAGATGCAAAAATTATTCAGGAAAGTGCAGCAGAAGCCCTTCAATGGGGAAATGATTATCTTGCAGCAAATGAATCTTCAATTATAGAAAAACTTGAAAAGAATGGAACAAAATTTGCAAGATTAACAGATGAAGAGAGAGAGAAATTTAAAGAGGCTTGTGCAGGAATTTTTGTTAAATATGTGAATGTAGTGGGACAAGATGTTATTGATTTGTTCCAGGGCAAATAA
- the rsmI gene encoding ribosomal RNA small subunit methyltransferase: protein MLYIVATPIGNLEDMTFRAIRTLKEVNYIFAEDTRVTRKLLNHYEIENTVYRYDEHTKMHQIANIINLLKEGKEIALVTDAGTPCISDPGYELVDAAHNEGIKVVPIPGASALTAAASAAGITMRRFCFEGFLPKKKGRQTLLKALSEEERTIVIYESPFRIEKTLRDIEQFMGVKEVVIIREITKIYEEILRGTTTELIEKLAKNPIKGEIVLLIKGRED from the coding sequence ATGCTTTATATAGTAGCAACTCCAATAGGCAATCTTGAGGATATGACTTTCAGGGCAATTCGTACTTTAAAAGAGGTAAATTATATCTTTGCTGAAGATACAAGAGTTACAAGAAAGCTTTTAAATCATTATGAAATAGAAAATACAGTGTATAGATATGATGAACATACAAAAATGCATCAAATTGCAAATATAATAAATCTTTTAAAAGAGGGAAAAGAGATTGCACTGGTAACAGATGCAGGAACACCATGTATATCAGATCCTGGCTATGAGTTAGTAGATGCAGCTCATAATGAAGGAATAAAAGTTGTACCAATTCCTGGAGCAAGTGCTCTGACAGCAGCAGCTTCAGCAGCTGGAATAACTATGAGAAGATTTTGTTTCGAAGGATTTCTTCCCAAGAAAAAAGGAAGACAGACACTTTTAAAAGCTTTGTCAGAAGAAGAGAGAACAATAGTAATATATGAATCACCTTTTAGAATAGAAAAAACTTTAAGAGATATAGAACAGTTTATGGGTGTGAAAGAAGTAGTAATTATAAGAGAGATCACAAAAATATATGAAGAAATATTGAGAGGAACAACTACAGAGCTTATAGAGAAACTTGCCAAAAATCCAATAAAAGGTGAGATAGTTCTTCTTATCAAGGGGCGAGAAGATTAA
- a CDS encoding TRAP transporter permease protein yields MDKSQGFFKEFWDNFEEYLCSIALVIMAVVTFMNVFSRKITWFNMSFSQELVTTMFVWVCCLAAASAFKTDSHMGFAYVTDKFRGNTRVIHAWFRLLICCANYGIWVIWGTVMVYRQYKYGLLTGVLEMPSWLIGLAIPLSAVFSIIRMIQYESAINKDPEEQAKRKGE; encoded by the coding sequence ATGGATAAATCACAAGGCTTCTTTAAAGAATTTTGGGATAATTTCGAAGAATATTTATGTTCCATAGCTCTGGTAATTATGGCAGTGGTAACATTTATGAATGTATTTTCACGTAAAATTACTTGGTTTAATATGTCATTCAGTCAAGAATTAGTAACAACAATGTTTGTATGGGTATGTTGTTTGGCAGCAGCAAGTGCATTCAAAACAGATTCTCATATGGGATTTGCTTATGTAACTGATAAATTTAGAGGAAATACAAGAGTAATACATGCATGGTTCCGTTTGCTTATATGTTGTGCAAACTATGGAATTTGGGTCATTTGGGGAACGGTTATGGTGTACAGACAATATAAATATGGATTGCTTACAGGGGTTTTGGAGATGCCAAGCTGGCTTATAGGACTGGCAATTCCATTATCAGCAGTATTTTCTATAATTAGAATGATTCAATATGAATCAGCTATAAATAAAGATCCTGAAGAACAGGCTAAAAGAAAGGGGGAATAA
- a CDS encoding ribosome biogenesis GTP-binding protein, with protein sequence MSMTKINWYPGHMKKTKDLIKENMQLIDIVLEVVDARIPLSSKNPDISIFAKNKKRVIVLNKSDLVEKSEILYWKKYFKENNMADEVLEISAETGFNIKALYSIIDKVSAEKKEKMKAKGLRKVNTRLMVVGIPNVGKSRLINRIVGKSSAGVGNKPGFTRGKQWVRIKEGLELLDTPGILWPKFESDEVGQNLAITGAIRDEILPIEDISCILISKMIKYGLWDVLKERYKLLDEDKSEIMGEILEKIALRNKMFNKGESLNIQQAAYTVLRDYRNCRLSKFGLDK encoded by the coding sequence ATGTCAATGACAAAAATAAATTGGTATCCAGGTCATATGAAAAAAACAAAAGACCTGATAAAAGAAAATATGCAGCTGATAGATATAGTTCTAGAGGTAGTAGATGCAAGAATACCTTTATCCAGTAAGAACCCAGATATTTCTATTTTTGCTAAGAATAAAAAAAGAGTTATAGTTTTAAATAAATCGGATCTTGTAGAGAAATCAGAAATACTGTATTGGAAAAAATATTTTAAAGAAAATAATATGGCTGATGAAGTTCTCGAAATCAGTGCAGAAACTGGTTTTAATATAAAGGCACTTTATTCTATTATAGATAAAGTATCAGCTGAAAAAAAAGAAAAAATGAAAGCTAAAGGATTAAGAAAAGTAAACACAAGATTGATGGTAGTAGGTATACCAAATGTAGGAAAATCTAGGCTTATTAATAGGATTGTGGGAAAAAGCAGTGCTGGAGTAGGAAATAAACCTGGATTTACTCGAGGAAAACAATGGGTAAGAATAAAAGAAGGATTAGAATTATTGGACACTCCAGGTATTTTATGGCCTAAATTTGAAAGTGATGAAGTTGGACAAAATCTAGCAATAACTGGAGCAATAAGAGATGAAATATTGCCTATAGAAGATATTTCTTGTATTTTAATTTCAAAAATGATTAAATATGGATTATGGGATGTCCTCAAAGAAAGATATAAACTTTTAGATGAGGATAAAAGTGAAATTATGGGAGAAATTCTTGAAAAAATAGCTCTTAGAAATAAAATGTTCAATAAAGGAGAAAGCCTTAATATCCAGCAAGCGGCATATACAGTCCTTAGAGACTACAGAAATTGCAGATTAAGCAAATTTGGTTTGGACAAGTAA
- a CDS encoding putative periplasmic protease: MKKLFKNKVIVLLFSMIVFSNCFSANEDKSGFLSNIRELKELSDIMDILNENYVGEKKIDKKILLQGAVKGMLESLDDPHSNYFTKAELESFKEDLKGTYVGVGMVVQKRVNEPLTVVSPIEDGPAFKVGVKPKDKIIAIDGEATYKLTSEESVKKLKGEPNTKVKVTVYRESTKETKDIEIERAIVELKYVKHRMLDDKIGYLRLTQFGENVYPDVKKAMEDLQKNNMKALVFDLRSNPGGALDQAIKISSMFLKEGRVVSVKSKEGTEQVSNREGKYYGDFPLVILINGGSASASEIVSGAIKDNKRGILVGEKSFGKGSVQTLIPLPDGDGMKLTIAKYYTPSGISIHGKGIEPDVVVEEKEGYMLFDSMVTNIDETETKENKKEIIKEIKGEEAAEKYAQHKDVQLDTAVGILKGLLLNKENSK, from the coding sequence ATGAAAAAGTTGTTTAAGAACAAAGTAATAGTGCTGTTATTTTCAATGATTGTTTTTTCTAATTGTTTTTCAGCAAATGAAGATAAAAGTGGATTTCTTTCAAATATAAGAGAGTTAAAAGAACTTTCTGATATTATGGATATACTTAATGAAAATTATGTAGGTGAAAAGAAAATAGATAAAAAAATCCTCCTTCAAGGTGCAGTGAAAGGAATGTTAGAATCTTTAGATGATCCTCATTCAAATTATTTTACTAAAGCTGAATTAGAAAGTTTTAAAGAAGACTTAAAAGGAACTTATGTAGGGGTTGGAATGGTAGTGCAAAAAAGAGTTAATGAACCTCTTACAGTGGTATCTCCTATAGAAGATGGACCAGCTTTTAAAGTTGGAGTAAAACCAAAAGATAAAATAATAGCTATTGATGGTGAGGCTACATATAAACTTACAAGTGAAGAAAGTGTGAAAAAGCTTAAAGGTGAACCTAATACAAAAGTAAAAGTGACAGTATACAGAGAATCTACAAAAGAAACAAAAGATATAGAAATAGAAAGAGCTATTGTTGAACTTAAATATGTAAAACATAGAATGCTTGATGATAAAATTGGATATTTAAGACTTACTCAATTTGGAGAAAATGTATATCCAGATGTAAAAAAAGCTATGGAAGATCTGCAAAAAAATAATATGAAGGCTCTTGTATTTGACTTGAGAAGTAACCCAGGAGGGGCATTAGATCAAGCCATAAAAATATCTTCTATGTTTTTAAAAGAAGGAAGAGTAGTAAGTGTAAAATCTAAAGAAGGAACAGAACAGGTATCTAATAGAGAAGGTAAATATTATGGAGATTTCCCACTTGTTATTCTTATAAATGGAGGAAGTGCTTCTGCATCTGAGATTGTATCTGGAGCAATAAAAGATAATAAAAGAGGTATTCTTGTAGGAGAAAAATCTTTTGGAAAGGGAAGTGTTCAAACTCTTATTCCATTGCCAGATGGAGATGGAATGAAACTTACTATTGCTAAATATTATACTCCAAGCGGAATATCTATTCATGGAAAAGGAATAGAGCCAGATGTAGTAGTAGAAGAAAAAGAGGGTTATATGCTTTTTGACAGTATGGTAACTAATATAGATGAAACTGAAACAAAAGAAAATAAAAAAGAGATAATAAAAGAAATTAAAGGTGAAGAAGCAGCAGAAAAATATGCTCAACATAAAGATGTGCAATTGGATACAGCTGTAGGAATACTTAAAGGACTTCTTCTAAATAAAGAAAATAGTAAGTAG
- a CDS encoding putative transcriptional regulator, giving the protein MKENKFMSVSLANKSVVERITDQITNAIINGELKPGDKIPTEVELCESFGVGRNSVREAIKILEAYGVLEIRRADGTYIRQEYDDKMLYPILYGIILQKDSKEQIVELRKVIDVGIFQEAMKRMTKEDFKKLEEELSKMVEKINKETPSPQEMFEADVKFHTVIVEILDNRLLESIGYYVDKITKSSRIIANEYILKHGHQEDFITLHREIIEMFREKQSGRIHEIVEKHYKYWEK; this is encoded by the coding sequence ATGAAAGAGAATAAATTTATGTCAGTTTCATTAGCTAATAAATCAGTAGTGGAACGAATAACAGATCAAATTACAAATGCAATTATTAATGGAGAATTAAAACCAGGAGATAAAATTCCAACTGAAGTAGAATTATGTGAATCATTTGGTGTAGGAAGAAATTCAGTACGTGAAGCAATAAAAATTTTAGAAGCTTATGGAGTACTGGAAATCAGACGTGCAGATGGGACATATATACGTCAAGAATATGATGACAAAATGCTGTATCCAATCTTATATGGAATTATTTTGCAAAAAGATTCTAAAGAACAGATAGTAGAATTGAGAAAAGTAATTGATGTAGGAATTTTTCAGGAAGCAATGAAAAGGATGACAAAAGAAGACTTTAAGAAATTAGAAGAAGAATTGTCTAAAATGGTGGAAAAAATTAATAAGGAAACTCCATCACCACAAGAAATGTTTGAAGCAGATGTAAAATTTCATACTGTCATTGTAGAAATTTTAGATAATCGTCTTTTAGAAAGTATTGGATATTATGTAGATAAAATTACAAAATCTAGTCGTATAATTGCAAATGAGTATATTTTAAAGCATGGGCATCAGGAAGATTTTATAACACTTCATAGAGAAATAATTGAAATGTTTAGAGAAAAACAATCAGGAAGAATTCATGAAATAGTAGAAAAACATTACAAATATTGGGAAAAATAG